In the Kitasatospora terrestris genome, one interval contains:
- a CDS encoding dihydrofolate reductase family protein, with protein sequence MRKITAGLFIAADGVVESPEQWHFPYFNDEMGAAVGAQLGAADTVLLGRVTYDGFAAAWPGREDAGGEDAPMAKALGDARKVVVSRSDLAFAWRNSEQLKGDLVEGVTALKQEEGGPIGMSGSISVVRALLAAGLIDELHLFVHPIAVGKGLRLFDGHAEPIRLKLLENTVFSTGVLHTVYGPADN encoded by the coding sequence ATGCGCAAGATCACCGCCGGTCTGTTCATCGCCGCCGACGGCGTCGTCGAGAGCCCGGAGCAGTGGCACTTCCCCTACTTCAACGACGAGATGGGGGCGGCCGTCGGGGCCCAGCTCGGCGCGGCCGACACCGTGCTGCTCGGCCGCGTCACCTACGACGGCTTCGCCGCCGCCTGGCCCGGCCGGGAGGACGCGGGCGGCGAGGACGCGCCGATGGCGAAGGCGCTCGGCGACGCCCGCAAGGTCGTCGTCTCCCGCTCCGACCTGGCGTTCGCCTGGCGCAACTCCGAGCAGCTGAAGGGCGACCTGGTCGAGGGCGTCACCGCGCTGAAGCAGGAGGAGGGCGGGCCGATCGGGATGTCCGGCTCGATCTCCGTGGTGCGCGCGCTGCTCGCCGCCGGCCTGATCGACGAGCTGCACCTGTTCGTCCACCCGATCGCGGTCGGCAAGGGCCTGCGCCTGTTCGACGGGCACGCCGAGCCGATCCGGCTGAAGCTGCTGGAGAACACCGTCTTCTCCACCGGCGTGCTGCACACCGTCTACGGCCCGGCCGACAACTGA
- a CDS encoding cation diffusion facilitator family transporter — protein MGEENTGNEESVTTVVVAGACNLGIAAAKALAGLVSGSSAMLSEAAHSFADTVTELLLFASLKRGERPADAAHPFGHGRERYLWALIASVATFVGGAVFSVYDGVHTLTHGEELGDPALSYVILGVAFVLEGVSLARTVRQLEAETARLGVGRLRFLRHTADTALKAVFLEDCAALVGLLLAFGGLLGSQLSGSGAWDGTASVLIGLLLAWVAYVLARDNVSLLLGRALPGPLEERLVAVLRDQPHVVEVLDLATSVFGPDDILVAAKVDFADLATAAEVEQACDTAELALRKAFPAVTKVYLDPTPSRAQSS, from the coding sequence ATGGGTGAGGAGAACACAGGGAACGAAGAGAGCGTCACCACCGTCGTGGTGGCCGGGGCCTGCAACCTCGGCATCGCCGCCGCGAAGGCCCTGGCGGGTCTCGTCAGCGGGTCCAGCGCGATGCTCTCCGAGGCGGCGCACTCCTTCGCCGACACCGTCACCGAGCTGCTGCTCTTCGCCTCGCTCAAGCGCGGGGAGCGGCCCGCCGACGCGGCCCACCCGTTCGGCCACGGGCGGGAGCGCTACCTGTGGGCGCTGATCGCCTCGGTCGCGACCTTCGTCGGCGGCGCGGTGTTCTCGGTGTACGACGGCGTCCACACCCTGACCCACGGGGAGGAGCTGGGCGACCCGGCGCTCTCGTACGTGATCCTGGGCGTCGCCTTCGTCCTGGAGGGCGTGTCGCTGGCGCGGACGGTCCGTCAGCTGGAGGCGGAGACCGCCCGGCTCGGCGTCGGCCGCCTCCGCTTCCTGCGGCACACGGCCGACACCGCGCTGAAGGCCGTCTTCCTGGAGGACTGCGCCGCCCTGGTCGGCCTGCTGCTGGCGTTCGGCGGCCTGCTCGGCTCCCAGCTCAGCGGGTCCGGGGCGTGGGACGGCACCGCGTCGGTCCTGATCGGCCTGCTGCTGGCCTGGGTCGCGTACGTCCTCGCCCGGGACAACGTCTCGCTGCTGCTCGGCCGGGCCCTGCCCGGGCCCCTGGAGGAGAGGCTGGTCGCGGTCCTCCGCGACCAGCCCCACGTGGTCGAGGTGCTCGACCTCGCCACCAGCGTCTTCGGCCCCGACGACATCCTCGTCGCGGCCAAGGTCGACTTCGCCGACCTGGCCACGGCCGCCGAGGTCGAGCAGGCCTGCGACACCGCCGAGCTCGCGCTGCGCAAGGCCTTCCCGGCGGTCACCAAGGTCTACCTCGACCCGACCCCGTCCAGGGCTCAGAGCTCGTAG
- a CDS encoding DUF4287 domain-containing protein, translated as MTTPVKGPASYFPSIEKKYGRPIAEWQELIRSSPLTKHMELVGWLKTEHGLGHGHANALVAHTLAEQTSRKDAS; from the coding sequence ATGACCACCCCCGTCAAGGGCCCCGCCAGCTACTTCCCGTCGATCGAGAAGAAGTACGGCCGTCCGATCGCCGAGTGGCAGGAGCTGATCCGCTCCTCGCCGCTGACCAAGCACATGGAGCTGGTCGGCTGGCTGAAGACCGAGCACGGCCTGGGCCACGGCCACGCCAACGCCCTGGTCGCCCACACCCTCGCCGAGCAGACCTCCCGGAAGGACGCGTCATGA
- a CDS encoding C40 family peptidase: MARRFLPTLLLAVAGVLGLLPAAAAAPAPARPASPADDPYPSAEDIARAQAEADAKAGDVGAIEARLTAAQAELEEAGRTAEQAVEAYNGAQARLVRAKAEAEAAAGRATAAEAARVEAADRAAGLLAEVYRQGGSPELSAINALLGAGGPGALSDRTAAIGVTGARTRQILDDATSTAAEATRARDAARAAEDAAGRAAEAVRAAKEQAEARLAAQQAQVAAIGQRREQLLVELAAARNTTVDLERRRREALEAIAAREAEEAARAAAAAAAAQWAARPNPTPESAWSADGAAAAIAFARSKIGLPYIWGGEGPEGYDCSGLTMMAWRRGGKNLTHFAADQYAESTPVSYAQLRPGDLVFWTKTGRAADIYHVGIYIGDDQMIEAPRPGTAIKQASLWIMGRPDFYARP, translated from the coding sequence GTGGCCCGCAGATTCCTGCCGACCCTGCTCCTGGCCGTCGCCGGCGTGCTCGGGCTGCTGCCCGCCGCCGCCGCGGCTCCGGCACCGGCCCGGCCGGCCTCGCCGGCCGACGATCCGTACCCGTCCGCCGAGGACATCGCCCGGGCGCAGGCCGAGGCGGACGCCAAGGCCGGCGACGTCGGGGCGATCGAGGCCCGGCTGACCGCGGCCCAGGCGGAGCTGGAGGAGGCGGGCCGGACCGCCGAGCAGGCGGTCGAGGCGTACAACGGGGCCCAGGCCCGGCTGGTCCGGGCCAAGGCGGAGGCGGAGGCGGCGGCGGGCCGGGCCACCGCGGCCGAGGCGGCGCGGGTGGAGGCGGCGGACCGGGCGGCGGGGCTGCTCGCCGAGGTGTACCGGCAGGGCGGCTCCCCGGAGCTGTCGGCGATCAACGCGCTGCTCGGCGCCGGCGGCCCCGGCGCGCTGAGCGACCGGACGGCGGCGATCGGCGTGACCGGTGCCCGGACCCGGCAGATCCTGGACGACGCCACGTCCACCGCCGCCGAGGCGACCCGCGCCCGGGACGCCGCCCGCGCCGCGGAGGACGCGGCGGGCCGGGCCGCCGAGGCGGTCCGGGCCGCGAAGGAGCAGGCCGAGGCGCGGCTGGCCGCCCAGCAGGCGCAGGTCGCCGCCATCGGCCAACGCCGCGAGCAGTTGCTCGTCGAGCTCGCGGCGGCCCGCAACACCACCGTCGACCTGGAGCGCCGGCGCCGCGAGGCGCTGGAGGCGATCGCCGCCCGGGAGGCGGAGGAGGCGGCGCGGGCCGCCGCCGCGGCGGCGGCCGCCCAGTGGGCGGCGCGCCCGAACCCGACCCCGGAGAGCGCCTGGTCGGCGGACGGCGCGGCGGCCGCGATCGCGTTCGCCCGCTCCAAGATCGGCCTGCCGTACATCTGGGGCGGGGAGGGCCCGGAGGGCTACGACTGCTCGGGCCTGACGATGATGGCGTGGCGCCGGGGCGGCAAGAACCTCACCCACTTCGCGGCGGACCAGTACGCCGAGTCCACGCCGGTGTCGTACGCCCAGCTCCGGCCCGGCGACCTGGTGTTCTGGACCAAGACCGGCCGGGCCGCGGACATCTACCACGTCGGCATCTACATCGGCGACGACCAGATGATCGAAGCCCCGCGGCCGGGCACCGCGATCAAGCAGGCCAGCCTCTGGATCATGGGCCGGCCGGACTTCTACGCCCGGCCGTAG
- a CDS encoding helix-turn-helix domain-containing protein translates to MATERAVVRRPPGRRAVILAAAEGQFHRRGYHQVSMAEVAAEVGITAPALYRHFRSKPELLRSAVAAGLDALREAVRAGAGGPEQLCAALAEVAIDHRALGTLWQRDARLLPPAQRAELGRELRAAVAGMVPVVAAARPELERLDAELLCWSVLSAYGGLSNHSFAPPRRRFEALLRTLGGDLLAADPAAAPSLPAAAEGPEPVPASRREELLAAAVRLFHARGFDNVSTDRLGAAVGIAGPSVYKHFATKAELLAAALVRCRERLAREVSAALDGAASPEEALAAGLAAYVGFAVRHSDYLGVMVSETERLAPADRRAAVDFRRDFLRTWVGLLQQVRPGCEDAEARIRVHAMFALVNDGVRLPPGAGERAGRLLVLGRAVLGPRGER, encoded by the coding sequence GTGGCGACGGAGCGGGCCGTCGTGCGGCGGCCGCCGGGGCGGCGGGCGGTCATCCTGGCCGCCGCCGAGGGGCAGTTCCACCGGCGCGGCTACCACCAGGTGTCGATGGCGGAGGTGGCCGCCGAGGTGGGCATCACCGCCCCCGCGCTCTACCGGCACTTCCGCAGCAAGCCCGAGCTGCTGCGCAGCGCCGTCGCGGCCGGCCTCGACGCGCTGCGCGAGGCGGTCCGGGCCGGGGCCGGCGGGCCGGAGCAGCTGTGCGCGGCGCTGGCCGAGGTGGCGATCGACCACCGGGCGCTCGGCACCCTGTGGCAGCGCGACGCCCGCCTGCTGCCCCCGGCCCAGCGCGCCGAGCTGGGACGGGAGTTGCGGGCGGCGGTGGCCGGGATGGTGCCGGTGGTCGCCGCGGCCCGTCCCGAACTCGAGCGGCTCGACGCCGAGTTGCTCTGCTGGTCGGTGCTGTCGGCGTACGGCGGCCTGAGCAACCACAGCTTCGCCCCGCCCCGGCGGCGGTTCGAGGCGCTGCTGCGCACCCTGGGCGGCGACCTGCTGGCGGCCGACCCGGCCGCCGCGCCGTCGCTCCCGGCCGCCGCGGAGGGGCCGGAGCCGGTGCCCGCCTCGCGGCGGGAGGAGCTGCTGGCGGCGGCCGTCCGGCTGTTCCACGCGCGCGGGTTCGACAACGTCTCCACCGACCGGCTCGGGGCGGCGGTCGGCATCGCCGGGCCGAGCGTCTACAAGCACTTCGCCACCAAGGCCGAGCTGCTGGCGGCCGCGCTGGTGCGCTGCCGGGAGCGGCTGGCGCGGGAGGTGTCCGCCGCGCTGGACGGGGCCGCCTCGCCGGAGGAAGCGCTGGCGGCGGGCCTGGCGGCGTACGTGGGCTTCGCCGTGCGGCACAGCGACTACCTGGGCGTGATGGTCAGTGAGACCGAGCGCCTGGCGCCGGCCGACCGGCGAGCGGCGGTGGACTTCCGCCGGGACTTCCTGCGGACCTGGGTCGGTCTGCTCCAGCAGGTGCGGCCCGGGTGCGAGGACGCCGAGGCGCGGATCCGGGTGCACGCGATGTTCGCGTTGGTCAACGACGGCGTGCGGCTGCCGCCCGGGGCGGGGGAGCGCGCCGGGCGGCTGCTGGTGCTGGGCCGGGCGGTGCTGGGACCGCGCGGAGAACGGTGA
- a CDS encoding sigma-70 family RNA polymerase sigma factor, giving the protein MDSDAVVERLEPFRRELTAYCYRMLGSAFEAEDAVQETLVRAWSKYAGFEGRSALRTWLYRIATNVCLDMAPAAQRRARPMDLTSPVAAHAPDLTQLEENIWVGPVPDGRVLAGDPAEVAVGRETIRLAFVTALQKLPAKQRAVLVLREVLAWSAAETAELLDTSVASVNSALQRARATLAEGGGVPASDTYRPLDETQQALLARYVQAFEAFDVDGLKKLLHEDAVLNMPPYQMWVQGVVELGAWWLGAGCGCRGSRLLPVEANGSPAFAQYRPAEDGNGWTPWGITVLEITDGRIATMTNHMDTDRLFPLWELPMRLPAGS; this is encoded by the coding sequence ATGGATTCCGATGCCGTCGTCGAGCGGCTCGAGCCGTTCCGGCGGGAGCTCACCGCGTACTGCTACCGGATGCTCGGCTCGGCCTTCGAGGCCGAGGACGCGGTGCAGGAGACGCTGGTCCGGGCCTGGTCGAAGTACGCCGGTTTCGAGGGGCGTTCGGCGTTGCGGACGTGGCTGTACCGGATCGCGACCAACGTCTGCCTGGACATGGCGCCGGCCGCGCAGCGGCGGGCCCGGCCGATGGACCTGACCTCGCCGGTCGCGGCGCACGCGCCGGACCTGACCCAGCTGGAGGAGAACATCTGGGTCGGGCCGGTGCCCGACGGCCGGGTGCTGGCCGGGGATCCGGCCGAGGTCGCGGTCGGCCGGGAGACGATCCGGCTGGCGTTCGTGACGGCCCTGCAGAAGCTGCCGGCGAAGCAGCGGGCGGTCCTGGTGCTGCGCGAGGTGCTGGCCTGGTCGGCGGCGGAGACCGCCGAGCTGCTGGACACCAGCGTGGCGTCGGTCAACAGCGCGCTGCAGCGCGCCCGGGCGACCCTCGCCGAGGGCGGCGGCGTCCCGGCGAGCGACACCTACCGGCCGTTGGACGAGACGCAGCAGGCCCTGCTGGCCCGGTACGTGCAGGCCTTCGAGGCGTTCGACGTCGACGGCCTGAAGAAGCTCCTGCACGAGGACGCGGTGCTCAACATGCCGCCGTACCAGATGTGGGTGCAGGGCGTGGTGGAGCTCGGCGCGTGGTGGCTGGGCGCGGGCTGCGGCTGCCGCGGCTCGCGGCTGCTGCCGGTGGAGGCGAACGGCTCGCCCGCGTTCGCGCAGTACCGGCCGGCCGAGGACGGGAACGGCTGGACGCCGTGGGGCATCACCGTGCTGGAGATCACCGACGGCCGGATCGCCACCATGACCAACCACATGGACACCGACCGGCTGTTCCCGCTGTGGGAGCTACCGATGCGGCTGCCCGCCGGCAGCTGA
- a CDS encoding SMI1/KNR4 family protein gives MTSEHDRSFPPALAAALAVPFDEREGVEFEPFPEFLPAGRTTEWFRAWTGDAAASGDDFLVLGQDGTGGYAAFWLVRVGVPVAEQPLVFLGSEGGAAVLARDLGEFLWLLAAGFGPREAAAHGPDWAAVPDRALTEVAERFAPGARRPAAEVLARAAAEFPDFEEALMEFCQ, from the coding sequence ATGACCTCCGAGCACGACCGCAGCTTCCCGCCCGCGCTGGCCGCCGCGCTGGCGGTGCCGTTCGACGAGCGGGAGGGGGTCGAGTTCGAGCCGTTCCCGGAGTTCCTGCCGGCCGGGCGGACCACCGAGTGGTTCCGGGCGTGGACGGGCGACGCGGCGGCGAGCGGCGACGACTTCCTGGTCCTCGGGCAGGACGGCACCGGCGGGTACGCGGCGTTCTGGCTGGTCCGCGTCGGTGTGCCGGTGGCCGAGCAGCCGCTGGTCTTCCTCGGCTCCGAGGGAGGGGCGGCGGTGCTGGCCCGCGACCTGGGCGAGTTCCTGTGGCTGCTGGCCGCGGGCTTCGGCCCGCGGGAGGCTGCGGCGCACGGGCCCGACTGGGCGGCGGTGCCGGACCGGGCGCTGACCGAGGTCGCGGAGCGGTTCGCGCCGGGCGCCCGGCGGCCGGCCGCCGAGGTGCTGGCCCGGGCGGCGGCGGAGTTCCCGGACTTCGAGGAGGCGCTGATGGAGTTCTGCCAGTGA
- a CDS encoding alpha/beta hydrolase — protein MTAVVSADGTTVARTVTGSGPAVVLVDGALCHRAFGPAQGLAAQLAAHHTVHTYDRRGRGESGDTAPYAVEREIEDLAAVIAAAGGTAAVYGISSGAALALRAAERGLGITRLAVYEPPFATEDGQRERFTGYAAGLAADLAEGRPGDAVARFMAFVGAPEPVVEQMRSSPAWPAFEAVAPTLAYDAAVLDAPAGAGVPMAALAGLAVPVLVLAGGASPELLQAPARAVAAVPGAEYLALPEQTHDVAPEALAPELLKFFAG, from the coding sequence ATGACCGCCGTCGTCTCCGCCGACGGGACGACCGTCGCCCGCACCGTGACCGGCAGCGGCCCGGCCGTCGTCCTGGTCGACGGCGCGCTCTGCCACCGGGCCTTCGGGCCCGCCCAGGGCCTGGCCGCGCAGCTCGCCGCCCACCACACCGTCCACACCTACGACCGGCGCGGGCGCGGGGAGAGCGGCGACACCGCGCCGTACGCGGTGGAGCGGGAGATCGAGGACCTGGCCGCGGTGATCGCCGCCGCGGGCGGCACGGCGGCCGTGTACGGCATCTCCTCCGGCGCCGCCCTCGCCCTGCGGGCCGCCGAGCGCGGTCTCGGCATCACCCGGCTCGCGGTGTACGAGCCCCCGTTCGCCACCGAGGACGGGCAGCGCGAGCGCTTCACCGGGTACGCGGCGGGCCTGGCCGCCGACCTGGCCGAGGGCCGGCCCGGGGACGCGGTCGCCCGGTTCATGGCCTTCGTCGGCGCGCCGGAGCCCGTGGTGGAGCAGATGCGCAGCTCACCGGCGTGGCCCGCGTTCGAGGCGGTGGCGCCCACCCTCGCGTACGACGCCGCCGTGCTCGACGCGCCCGCCGGCGCGGGCGTCCCGATGGCGGCGCTCGCCGGACTCGCTGTGCCGGTCCTGGTGCTGGCCGGCGGGGCCAGCCCGGAGCTGTTGCAGGCCCCGGCCCGGGCGGTGGCGGCCGTCCCCGGCGCCGAGTACCTGGCCCTGCCGGAGCAGACCCACGACGTGGCACCCGAGGCACTCGCGCCGGAGCTGCTGAAGTTCTTCGCCGGCTGA
- a CDS encoding threonine/serine ThrE exporter family protein: MRKRGRPTEGLLGPDVPPVEKPTPVPLAPEPPTTGGLLVPAPTEEPPERPRPTGGLGQDTLTPEEWRAAGYTPPTGTAVPPLQPGAPGDAPWPDRMRTLLRTPMVERPAFERTARELHPSAAKNIPRILDLSLRIGELLLASGEAAEDVEAAMLGIAHAYRLDHCEPQVTFTLISISHQPSLIDAPVTADRVVRRRTSDYTRLAAVHRLVADITEERVSVNDGYRRLAEIRRNRHPYPAWGLALATGLLAGAATFLVGGQTDTKAWLVFANAFVAAVAGDRLASMIARRGLPEFYQFVIAAMPAALLGILLSFNDLHLRGSVVITGGLFALLPGRALVAAVQDGLTGFYITAAARLLEVMYLIAGIVIGVMLVLYLGVNYNAELRPDESLGGQADPPVQLVAAILLSAAFAMLLQTDRRTLPMVVLNTAIGWSTYGVLTNNARISPIVATGVAAGLVGLSGQLMARYRYASALPYVTAAIGPLMPGSALYLGMLAFAQGHPSAGLVSVTRAAALAMALAIGVNLGGEVARLFLKSPGATERLAPHLLVPRRAAKRTRGF, encoded by the coding sequence GTGCGAAAGCGGGGCCGACCGACCGAGGGGCTGCTCGGGCCCGACGTGCCGCCGGTGGAGAAGCCGACCCCCGTGCCGCTGGCGCCCGAACCGCCGACGACCGGGGGCCTGCTGGTACCCGCGCCGACCGAGGAGCCGCCGGAGCGGCCCCGCCCCACCGGCGGGCTCGGCCAGGACACCCTGACCCCGGAGGAGTGGCGGGCGGCCGGCTACACCCCGCCGACCGGCACCGCCGTGCCCCCGCTGCAGCCCGGCGCACCCGGCGACGCGCCGTGGCCCGACCGGATGCGCACCCTGCTGCGCACGCCGATGGTCGAGCGCCCCGCGTTCGAACGGACCGCGCGCGAGCTGCACCCGTCGGCGGCGAAGAACATCCCGCGGATCCTCGACCTGTCGCTGCGCATCGGCGAGCTGCTGCTGGCCAGCGGCGAGGCGGCGGAGGACGTGGAGGCGGCGATGCTCGGCATCGCGCACGCCTACCGGCTCGACCACTGCGAGCCGCAGGTCACCTTCACGCTGATCTCCATCTCGCACCAGCCGTCGCTGATCGACGCCCCGGTCACCGCCGACCGCGTGGTGCGCCGGCGCACCTCCGACTACACCCGGCTGGCCGCCGTCCACCGGCTCGTCGCGGACATCACCGAGGAGCGGGTCAGCGTCAACGACGGGTACCGGCGGCTCGCGGAGATCCGCCGCAACCGGCACCCCTACCCGGCGTGGGGGCTCGCGCTGGCCACCGGTCTGCTGGCGGGGGCGGCGACCTTCCTGGTCGGCGGGCAGACCGACACCAAGGCGTGGCTGGTGTTCGCCAACGCGTTCGTCGCCGCGGTGGCGGGCGACCGCCTGGCATCGATGATCGCGCGGCGCGGCCTGCCGGAGTTCTACCAGTTCGTGATCGCCGCGATGCCCGCCGCGCTGCTCGGCATCCTGCTCTCCTTCAACGACCTGCACCTGCGCGGCTCGGTGGTGATCACCGGCGGGCTCTTCGCGCTGCTGCCCGGCCGGGCGCTGGTGGCCGCCGTCCAGGACGGCCTGACCGGCTTCTACATCACCGCCGCCGCCCGGCTGCTGGAAGTCATGTACCTCATCGCCGGCATCGTCATCGGCGTCATGCTGGTGCTCTACCTGGGCGTCAACTACAACGCCGAGCTCCGACCGGACGAGAGCCTGGGCGGCCAGGCCGACCCGCCGGTGCAGCTGGTCGCCGCGATACTGCTGTCCGCCGCCTTCGCGATGCTGCTGCAGACCGACCGGCGGACGCTGCCGATGGTCGTGCTGAACACCGCGATCGGCTGGTCCACGTACGGCGTGCTGACCAACAACGCCCGGATCTCCCCGATCGTGGCCACCGGCGTGGCGGCCGGCCTGGTCGGCCTGTCCGGCCAGCTGATGGCGCGCTACCGCTACGCCAGCGCGCTGCCGTACGTGACCGCCGCGATCGGACCGCTGATGCCCGGCTCGGCGCTCTACCTCGGCATGCTCGCCTTCGCCCAGGGCCACCCCAGCGCCGGACTGGTCTCGGTCACCCGGGCCGCCGCGCTGGCGATGGCGCTGGCCATCGGCGTGAACCTGGGAGGCGAAGTGGCCCGGCTGTTCCTCAAGAGCCCCGGCGCGACCGAGCGCCTCGCGCCCCACCTGCTCGTCCCGCGCCGGGCGGCCAAACGCACCCGCGGGTTCTGA
- a CDS encoding ATP-binding protein codes for MSEAEKLRTTEVDLGGLVGVLATHLYSTPLVALRELVQNAHDSHTRRRLEDPDTPYRPLIRVSGDPAARTVAIEDTGAGLTEPEIHAYLATVGTGYTRMLRDLTGDQDLIGAFGLGFLSAFSVADEVTVTTASHREPHLAHRYRSRGGERYGVEPVAPRPGPGTVVELTLKPEHAHLADEEALREVLRRYCVLLPIPVYVGTDEQPVNDVPVPWRQDLPGSPHLHRMRFANAFARSFEPLTAFPVTPAEDRTDAVGLLWVQDGGTYGSTDNRDLAVYLRGMLLADDARDLLPSWAGFIGGVIESSRLTPTASREDLQRDEHYRALQRALADAVVDGLYETARLHPNAWRRILTRHGQDLLGAALCDDRLFTLLADDVPVPTSQGDLTAGALRAAGSGAVHVALGSGGGFEEMLYRAMQVPIARGDRYAVLPFLRRYAQLRDCRIVELGSESGNRELFREPAAPLPAEERGWLAAALADEGEELVPARFDPPGLPLVLVPDREAELKARIEDDQADARIPSAALRLARAFTARTDGTVKARLYLNLASPAVEDLLTAYRAGRTGAATAAGLLRSLKVIMAAASGSSAGDLGAALGGVSTAVAALTADLSQDLGDHS; via the coding sequence ATGTCTGAAGCCGAGAAGCTGCGCACGACGGAGGTGGACCTCGGCGGCCTGGTGGGCGTGCTGGCCACCCACCTCTACTCCACCCCGCTGGTCGCCCTGCGCGAACTGGTCCAGAACGCCCACGACTCGCACACCCGGCGCCGGCTGGAGGACCCCGACACCCCGTACCGGCCGCTGATCCGGGTCAGCGGCGACCCGGCCGCCCGGACCGTGGCGATCGAGGACACCGGCGCCGGCCTCACCGAGCCGGAGATCCACGCCTACCTGGCCACCGTCGGCACCGGCTACACCCGGATGCTGCGCGACCTGACCGGCGACCAGGACCTGATCGGCGCCTTCGGCCTCGGCTTCCTCTCCGCCTTCTCGGTCGCCGACGAGGTCACCGTCACCACCGCCTCGCACCGCGAACCGCACCTCGCCCACCGCTACCGCAGCCGCGGCGGCGAGCGCTACGGCGTCGAACCCGTCGCGCCCCGGCCCGGCCCCGGCACCGTCGTCGAACTGACCCTCAAGCCCGAGCACGCCCACCTCGCCGACGAGGAGGCGCTGCGCGAGGTCCTCCGCCGGTACTGCGTGCTGCTGCCGATCCCGGTGTACGTCGGCACCGACGAGCAGCCGGTCAACGACGTCCCGGTGCCCTGGCGGCAGGACCTGCCCGGCTCGCCGCACCTCCACCGGATGCGCTTCGCGAACGCCTTCGCCCGCAGCTTCGAACCGCTCACCGCCTTCCCCGTCACCCCCGCCGAGGACCGGACCGACGCCGTCGGCCTGCTCTGGGTGCAGGACGGCGGCACCTACGGCTCCACCGACAACCGCGATCTCGCCGTCTACCTGCGCGGCATGCTGCTCGCCGACGACGCCCGCGACCTGCTGCCCAGCTGGGCCGGGTTCATCGGCGGCGTGATCGAGTCCAGCCGGCTCACCCCCACCGCCAGCCGCGAGGACCTGCAGCGCGACGAGCACTACCGCGCGCTCCAGCGGGCCCTCGCCGACGCCGTCGTCGACGGCCTCTACGAGACCGCCCGGCTGCACCCCAACGCCTGGCGGCGGATCCTCACCCGGCACGGCCAGGACCTGCTCGGCGCCGCGCTCTGCGACGACCGGCTGTTCACCCTGCTCGCCGACGACGTCCCGGTGCCCACCTCGCAGGGCGACCTGACCGCCGGCGCGCTGCGCGCGGCCGGCTCCGGCGCGGTGCACGTCGCGCTCGGCAGCGGCGGCGGCTTCGAGGAGATGCTCTACCGCGCCATGCAGGTGCCGATCGCCCGCGGCGACCGGTACGCCGTCCTGCCCTTCCTGCGCCGCTACGCCCAGCTGCGCGACTGCCGGATCGTCGAGCTCGGCAGCGAGAGCGGCAACCGGGAGCTGTTCCGCGAACCCGCCGCGCCGCTGCCCGCCGAGGAGCGCGGCTGGCTCGCCGCCGCCCTCGCCGACGAGGGCGAGGAGCTCGTCCCCGCCCGCTTCGACCCGCCCGGCCTGCCGCTGGTCCTGGTGCCGGACCGGGAGGCCGAGCTCAAGGCCCGGATCGAGGACGACCAGGCCGACGCCCGGATCCCGTCCGCCGCGCTGCGCCTCGCCCGCGCCTTCACCGCCCGCACCGACGGGACCGTCAAGGCCCGCCTCTACCTCAACCTCGCCTCGCCCGCCGTCGAGGACCTGCTCACCGCCTACCGGGCCGGGCGCACCGGCGCCGCCACCGCCGCCGGGCTGCTCCGCTCGCTCAAGGTGATCATGGCGGCCGCGTCCGGCTCCTCGGCGGGCGACCTCGGCGCCGCCCTGGGCGGCGTGTCCACCGCGGTCGCCGCGCTCACCGCCGACCTCTCCCAGGACCTTGGAGACCACTCGTGA